In Bacillus sp. S3, the sequence CCGATTACTTGAATAGCAATAACTGCAAAAGTTAAAAAGAAACTGCCGATCAGTAAATGATAGAACTGAATGCTTTTTCCGAAAAATGCAAGGAAAGCCATGCCTGTAAAAGAAATCCCGATAAAAATAGATAATATTGTAAGCGGAATATGATAGCCTGCCAGCCGATTGGTATCTGCTGAAATAAGTGCCATAAAATTCATGACCCATATTCCAATCCCCATTGATAATGTCCCGCCAAGAAATAGAAGCCGTTTATTTTGGTTAGATGACCTGATTAAGGTAAACATATCTAAGCTTGTATATGATGCCATGATAGTTAAGCCAAGGGCAATAATAATGAAATAAGGATGAAAAGTTCCAAGCAGTTCATTCATTAACCAGCAGCCCTCCAATTTCTACATAGATTTTCTACTATGATTGTAATGTAAAGTTGTTGAGTATGGAAGCACTATTTATAAATCTAAGATCGCAAAAGCTGATTTCTGTGATAAAAGACTTATTTTTAATAAATTTGCAGATTTTTTTAAAAAAAGTCTACACAATTTTGATTTTTTTGTTTATACTGTACTATAACAAGAGGAAATAAAATAAACTGTATTAATAAAGGGGGAGATTTATTATGTTAATGAGTCCAGTTGAGTTTTTCCGTAACCTGCCAAAAAAGGAATGTCCAGAGTGTGGTCAGCATATGGAGGAACAAGCCGAGAGTTATCTAATGGAATGTGATCGTTGCCTATCTAAAAGAGAAGAATAAAGAAGAAAACTCTCCCAATTGCGGAGAGTTTTTTTTGTATATTCCCGTCTCCCTATGCAAATCCTTTACTCAAGGAGATGATGTACATGGCTAAAAAGGAAGATTATTTGACACCGGCGGCAAAAGAATCACAAATGACGATTGAAAATGGTTCTAACTTTCCAAATAAGAAGAATATATCGGGAAATTCAGTTGATGAGCATAAATATCTTGAAGAAGCCAACACCATTATTAGCGGGGATGAAATCCGCCAGCAAAATGAAAACCTGTAATAGAACAGGTAGCTTATGTATTATCAATAAAAGACTGTCCATTTTAGCGACAGTCTTTAGAAGCAGGTTTTTTTAGATTTTCGGAAGCTCTCTTATTTCCTGTACCATTTCATTGCCGCACATTGGACAGAGTAAGTCGTCAGCGACAAAATCCTTTCTCATCCAGCCAATACAGGCGTCATCCATACAAGAATAAACTTCGGTATCTTCAAGTATGATTTCAATTTCTTCATCTTTT encodes:
- the yhfH gene encoding protein YhfH, with amino-acid sequence MLMSPVEFFRNLPKKECPECGQHMEEQAESYLMECDRCLSKREE
- a CDS encoding cold-inducible protein YdjO-related protein, which translates into the protein MFYGKRAKDEEIEIILEDTEVYSCMDDACIGWMRKDFVADDLLCPMCGNEMVQEIRELPKI